In a single window of the Danio rerio strain Tuebingen ecotype United States chromosome 20, GRCz12tu, whole genome shotgun sequence genome:
- the akirin2 gene encoding akirin-2 — protein MACGATLKRTMDFDPLMNPASPKRRRCAPMSPSSSSASPQKYLRMEPSPFGRVSSALTTEQILSNIKQEYKRMQKRRHLESSFQQTDSCCPLDSQPHASSSSTGSSSGSASPSRREQPLFTLRQVGMICERLLKEREEKVREEYDEILTTKLAEQYDAFVKFTHDQLMRRFGEQPASYVS, from the exons ATGGCTTGCGGAGCCACTCTTAAAAGGACTATGGACTTCGATCCGCTGATGAACCCCGCGTCCCCGAAGAGGAGGAGATGTGCGCCCATGTCGCCGTCCAGCTCCAGCGCCTCCCCGCAGAAATACCTGCGCATGGAGCCCTCGCCCTTCGGCAGGGTGTCTTCAGCACTCACCACAG AGCAAATCCTGAGCAACATCAAGCAGGAGTACAAGCGCATGCAGAAGAGGAGACACCTGGAGAGCAGCTTCCAGCAGACGGACTCGTGCTGCCCGCTCGACTCGCAGCCTCACGCCAGCAGCAGTAGCactg GCTCGTCCTCTGGATCTGCGTCTCCCTCCAGACGAGAGCAGCCGCTGTTTACGCTGCGGCAGGTGGGCATGATCTGTGAGCGGCTGCTGAAGGAGCGCGAGGAGAAGGTGCGCGAGGAGTACGATGAGATCCTCACCACTAAACTCGCAG AACAGTACGATGCGTTTGTGAAGTTCACCCATGACCAGCTGATGAGGCGGTTCGGGGAGCAGCCGGCCAGCT